One Tamlana carrageenivorans genomic region harbors:
- the surE gene encoding 5'/3'-nucleotidase SurE, which yields MTKRPLILVTNDDGISAPGIRRLIGIMNKIGEVVVVAPDRAQSGMGHAITLNSTLYAEEVFIDDGPQKEFSCSGTPADCVKIAIREILDRQPDLCVSGINHGSNSSINVIYSGTMSAAIEAGLEGIPAIGFSLLDYSWNANFEGCDNFVKTITENVLKNGIPQGIVLNVNLPNLPKADIKGIKVCRQAKANWVEEFDKRKTPQGKDYYWLTGKFVNLDGGEDTDEWALENGYVSVVPTQFDLTAHHFIKDLNTWNLND from the coding sequence ATGACAAAAAGACCGCTTATTTTAGTGACCAACGATGATGGTATTAGTGCGCCAGGCATAAGGCGTTTAATTGGGATAATGAATAAGATTGGAGAGGTTGTTGTGGTAGCTCCCGATAGGGCGCAAAGTGGCATGGGGCATGCCATCACACTTAACTCCACCCTTTACGCCGAAGAAGTTTTTATAGATGATGGTCCTCAAAAGGAATTTAGCTGTTCTGGAACTCCTGCCGATTGTGTGAAAATTGCTATTAGAGAAATTTTAGATCGTCAACCAGATCTTTGCGTTTCGGGTATAAATCACGGTTCGAACTCCTCAATAAACGTCATTTATTCAGGAACGATGAGTGCGGCTATTGAAGCAGGTTTAGAAGGCATTCCCGCCATAGGTTTTTCGCTTTTAGACTACAGTTGGAATGCAAATTTCGAAGGCTGTGACAACTTTGTAAAAACCATAACTGAAAACGTTTTAAAAAACGGCATCCCTCAAGGCATCGTTCTTAATGTTAACTTACCTAATTTACCAAAAGCCGATATAAAAGGCATAAAGGTTTGCAGACAAGCTAAGGCCAATTGGGTGGAAGAATTCGACAAACGCAAAACACCTCAAGGAAAAGATTATTACTGGCTAACTGGTAAATTTGTTAATTTAGATGGCGGAGAAGACACCGATGAATGGGCCCTAGAAAACGGATACGTCTCGGTAGTTCCCACACAATTTGACCTTACCGCCCATCACTTTATTAAAGACTTAAATACTTGGAATTTAAATGATTAA
- a CDS encoding carboxy terminal-processing peptidase yields the protein MKRNYKVFSLLLLLAFASCSFTTKKFSNPDKDKLLIQIITFVLEQGHVDPIELDDTFSEKLFNHYIQAVDPVKRYFYASDIEYFEKYKFLLDEQIKNKEITFFDVVHERLLERIAEGEEMYKDVLSKPFDYRIDESYETDYEKTSFVRYKQQMRERWRKLLKFSTISNYDDLLKQERLAKEKDPNYVMKSEEEIEKEARESTLRSIDIHYHDNIDDLKREDYFAVYVNSIVEEYDPHTYYLAPKSKEDFDQRMSGKLEGIGARLQKRMDYIKIVELISGGPAWRSKKLDVEDVILKVRQEYEEHPVSIVGMRIGDAIKYIKGPKGTKVILTIKKVDGTIKDVEIVRDVVELVETYAKSSIVEKDGKKFGIINLPAFYVDFKDYKNVNAAKDVKEEIEHLKADGMEGLVLDLRNNGGGSLPTVVEMAGLFIKEGPVVQVRSSGESKEILKDKDKSISWDGPLVILVNEISASASEIMSAAMQDYKRAIVIGGKQTYGKGTVQNVINLNNMLRNNTSGDLGALAVTTQKYYRVTGGSVQLEGVKSDVEVPGRFSYIDVGEKDKENPLPWDEIDAAPFTPWKSYYDFDETIKRSKKRMSRNQQLKLIAENAKWVKTKIDESVYSLNYETYNADNERNEAEAARFDAISDYQTNLTFNSTSYERSLFTQDTTDLKEKRERWHEYLSQDVYVEEALHVLEDLQLTSTTKKVAATNRASEKK from the coding sequence ATGAAAAGGAATTATAAAGTGTTTTCGCTATTGCTTTTACTGGCGTTTGCGTCTTGTAGTTTTACCACTAAAAAATTTAGCAACCCTGATAAAGATAAATTACTTATTCAAATAATAACCTTTGTATTAGAACAAGGGCATGTAGACCCGATAGAACTAGATGATACATTTTCTGAAAAGTTATTCAACCATTATATTCAAGCTGTAGATCCCGTTAAGCGTTATTTTTATGCTTCTGATATTGAGTATTTTGAGAAGTACAAGTTTTTATTAGACGAACAAATAAAAAATAAAGAAATTACCTTTTTCGATGTGGTTCATGAACGTTTATTAGAGCGTATTGCAGAAGGTGAAGAAATGTATAAGGATGTGCTTTCTAAACCTTTTGATTACCGAATAGATGAATCTTATGAAACAGATTATGAGAAAACATCCTTTGTAAGATACAAGCAGCAAATGCGTGAGCGTTGGAGGAAATTATTGAAGTTTTCTACCATTTCTAATTATGATGATTTGCTTAAGCAGGAAAGATTGGCTAAGGAGAAAGATCCGAATTACGTCATGAAATCGGAAGAAGAAATTGAAAAAGAAGCTAGAGAATCTACTCTAAGATCCATTGATATTCATTATCATGATAATATTGACGATTTAAAACGTGAAGATTATTTCGCAGTATACGTGAATTCTATTGTTGAAGAGTACGATCCGCACACGTATTACCTTGCTCCTAAAAGTAAAGAGGATTTCGATCAGCGTATGTCAGGAAAATTGGAAGGTATTGGTGCTAGACTGCAAAAACGCATGGATTATATTAAAATTGTTGAACTCATATCAGGAGGTCCGGCTTGGCGAAGTAAAAAACTGGATGTTGAAGATGTGATTTTAAAAGTACGTCAAGAGTATGAAGAACATCCTGTAAGTATTGTAGGGATGCGCATTGGTGATGCTATAAAATATATTAAAGGTCCAAAGGGGACTAAAGTTATTCTAACCATTAAAAAAGTTGATGGCACCATAAAAGATGTTGAAATTGTTAGAGACGTAGTCGAGTTGGTTGAAACTTATGCGAAATCATCTATAGTAGAGAAAGATGGTAAAAAGTTTGGAATCATTAATTTACCTGCTTTTTATGTAGATTTTAAAGACTATAAAAACGTGAACGCCGCTAAAGATGTTAAAGAAGAAATAGAACACTTAAAAGCAGATGGCATGGAAGGCCTTGTTTTAGATCTTCGTAATAACGGTGGAGGGTCTTTACCAACAGTGGTTGAAATGGCTGGTTTGTTTATAAAAGAAGGTCCAGTGGTTCAGGTGCGCTCTTCGGGAGAATCTAAGGAAATTTTAAAAGATAAAGATAAGTCCATCTCTTGGGACGGTCCTTTAGTAATCTTAGTTAATGAAATCTCGGCATCAGCATCAGAAATTATGTCGGCTGCCATGCAAGATTATAAGCGTGCTATTGTTATAGGAGGAAAACAAACCTATGGAAAAGGTACGGTTCAAAATGTTATTAATTTAAATAACATGCTTAGAAACAACACCAGTGGCGACTTAGGTGCTTTGGCAGTAACGACACAAAAATATTATAGAGTTACAGGAGGCTCCGTGCAATTGGAAGGGGTTAAAAGCGATGTGGAAGTGCCAGGACGTTTTAGTTATATTGATGTAGGTGAAAAGGATAAAGAAAACCCTTTGCCTTGGGATGAAATTGATGCAGCTCCTTTTACACCATGGAAAAGTTATTATGATTTTGATGAAACCATAAAAAGAAGTAAAAAGCGCATGAGTAGAAATCAACAACTAAAACTTATCGCTGAAAACGCAAAATGGGTGAAAACCAAAATCGATGAAAGTGTATACTCCTTAAATTATGAAACCTATAACGCCGATAATGAACGTAATGAGGCTGAAGCTGCAAGGTTTGATGCCATATCAGATTACCAAACGAATTTAACCTTTAATTCGACTTCTTATGAGAGGTCGCTGTTTACTCAAGATACCACCGATTTAAAAGAGAAAAGAGAGCGTTGGCATGAGTATTTAAGTCAGGATGTATATGTTGAGGAAGCACTTCATGTCTTAGAAGATTTACAATTAACCTCTACAACAAAAAAAGTAGCAGCTACTAATAGAGCATCAGAAAAAAAGTAG
- a CDS encoding ABC transporter permease, which yields MNHKSKSLKQLALQKFKKNFWGVFSLCFIGLVGLISVFAYVLAPDNTQHANQMHLAIHSKRPGFKVTMLTISSQLHVEQSGLDKIFFGRKNTDAEIPISKYRVEDDRLVYAEYAPDGLEGAEKSIELNHFTDNSGGAFINQKTFFFGTDKYGRDLLSRVLVGARISFFIGFVAVFIALVIGLFMGSLAGYFGGKVDALIMWVINVTWSIPTLLLVIAITLALGKGFWQVFIAVGLTMWVEVARVVRGQIISVKEMQYVTAARALGYNDFRIITKHILPNIMAPVIVISAANFASAILIESGLSFLGIGAQSPMASWGAMIKDHYNYIILGKPYLAIIPGLCIMSLVMAFMLIGNALRDALDVKG from the coding sequence ATGAATCATAAATCAAAATCACTAAAACAATTAGCGCTCCAAAAGTTTAAAAAGAACTTTTGGGGCGTGTTTAGTTTATGTTTTATTGGTTTGGTTGGGTTAATTTCTGTTTTTGCTTACGTATTAGCACCCGATAACACGCAGCATGCCAATCAAATGCATTTGGCTATTCACTCTAAAAGGCCAGGTTTTAAAGTCACTATGCTTACTATATCCTCTCAATTACATGTGGAGCAAAGTGGTTTAGATAAGATTTTCTTTGGACGAAAAAATACAGATGCCGAAATTCCAATTTCAAAATATAGGGTCGAAGACGACCGTTTGGTGTATGCCGAATATGCTCCCGACGGACTTGAAGGTGCAGAAAAATCAATAGAACTAAATCATTTTACAGATAACTCTGGAGGAGCGTTTATCAACCAAAAAACTTTCTTTTTTGGCACAGATAAATATGGTCGCGACTTATTAAGTAGGGTTTTAGTTGGAGCGCGAATTTCTTTTTTTATTGGTTTTGTAGCGGTTTTTATTGCTTTAGTAATTGGTCTTTTTATGGGGAGTCTGGCAGGATATTTTGGTGGAAAAGTGGATGCGCTTATTATGTGGGTGATAAATGTAACTTGGTCCATTCCTACTTTATTATTGGTAATTGCTATTACCTTGGCATTAGGTAAAGGTTTTTGGCAGGTTTTTATTGCCGTAGGTTTAACCATGTGGGTTGAAGTAGCAAGAGTGGTTAGGGGGCAAATTATTAGTGTGAAGGAAATGCAATACGTTACTGCCGCAAGAGCTTTAGGATATAACGATTTTAGAATTATTACCAAGCATATATTACCAAATATTATGGCTCCTGTTATTGTAATATCAGCAGCTAATTTCGCTTCAGCAATATTAATTGAAAGTGGTTTGAGCTTTTTAGGTATTGGAGCACAATCGCCTATGGCGAGTTGGGGAGCAATGATAAAAGATCATTATAATTATATTATTTTAGGAAAACCTTATTTGGCGATCATTCCTGGGTTGTGTATTATGAGTTTGGTGATGGCTTTTATGTTAATTGGAAATGCTTTGCGTGATGCTTTAGATGTAAAGGGGTAG
- the yihA gene encoding ribosome biogenesis GTP-binding protein YihA/YsxC has translation MKIKSAEFVMSNSDVAKCPKSRLPEYAFIGRSNVGKSSLINMLTSRKSLAKTSGRPGKTQLINHFLINKNWHLVDLPGYGYARVSKSSKKVFQKFITQYFGLREQLVTAFILVDIRHTPQPIDLEFMQWMGENGVPFSIIFTKADKLKPKAIENHVEAYKKILLESWEDMPNYFITSSSNETGKEDVLAYIDSLNNNMELDN, from the coding sequence TTGAAAATTAAGTCTGCCGAATTTGTAATGAGTAATTCTGATGTTGCAAAATGTCCTAAAAGTAGACTTCCAGAATATGCTTTTATAGGACGAAGTAATGTGGGTAAATCATCACTCATTAATATGCTAACGAGCCGAAAAAGTCTTGCAAAAACTTCGGGTCGACCAGGAAAAACTCAACTTATCAATCATTTTTTAATTAATAAAAACTGGCACCTTGTTGACTTACCAGGCTATGGATATGCTCGGGTTTCTAAAAGCTCCAAAAAGGTATTTCAAAAATTTATAACCCAATATTTCGGCTTACGAGAACAACTTGTTACTGCTTTTATTTTGGTTGACATCCGCCATACCCCACAACCTATCGATTTAGAATTCATGCAATGGATGGGAGAAAACGGCGTCCCTTTTTCCATCATTTTCACTAAGGCCGACAAATTAAAACCAAAAGCCATTGAAAACCATGTTGAAGCCTATAAAAAAATCTTACTAGAGTCTTGGGAAGACATGCCCAACTATTTTATAACGTCATCGAGTAACGAAACAGGGAAAGAAGATGTGTTAGCATATATAGATAGTCTAAACAATAATATGGAGCTTGATAATTAA
- a CDS encoding alpha/beta fold hydrolase translates to MTNHLKKEGKFSYIEAGEGTPIILLHGLMGGLSNFEAVIDFFSNKGYKVLIPELPLYSLSLLKTNVKNFANYLHEFILFKGYDSAILLGNSLGGHIGLYHTKMYPESVKALIITGSSGLYESAMGSGYTKRSDYEVIKKKAQDVFYDPAIATKEIVDEVYETVNDRNKLIKTLAIAKSAIRHNMSKDLPKMNTPTCIIWGKNDQVTPPEVGEEFNDLLPDSDLFWIDKCGHAAMMEHPEEFNQIMSTWLEKRGF, encoded by the coding sequence ATGACGAATCATTTAAAAAAAGAAGGTAAATTCAGTTACATTGAAGCCGGAGAAGGCACTCCTATAATCCTACTACACGGACTTATGGGCGGGTTAAGTAATTTCGAGGCAGTAATTGATTTTTTTAGCAATAAAGGCTATAAAGTTCTTATACCAGAACTGCCACTATACTCCTTATCCTTACTAAAAACAAACGTAAAAAACTTTGCAAATTACTTGCATGAGTTTATTCTTTTTAAAGGATATGATAGCGCTATTCTTTTAGGCAACTCACTTGGTGGCCACATTGGCTTATACCATACAAAAATGTATCCAGAAAGCGTTAAAGCCCTAATTATAACAGGGAGTTCTGGATTATATGAAAGCGCCATGGGCAGTGGCTACACGAAAAGAAGTGATTACGAAGTCATCAAAAAGAAAGCTCAAGATGTATTTTACGACCCTGCCATAGCGACTAAAGAAATTGTTGATGAAGTATACGAAACGGTTAACGATCGTAACAAACTTATAAAAACACTCGCTATTGCTAAGAGTGCCATTAGGCATAATATGTCTAAAGATTTACCCAAAATGAATACCCCAACATGTATTATTTGGGGTAAAAATGATCAGGTGACTCCGCCAGAGGTTGGGGAAGAATTTAACGATTTACTACCCGACTCTGATTTGTTTTGGATTGATAAATGCGGACATGCTGCTATGATGGAACATCCAGAAGAATTTAACCAAATTATGAGTACTTGGTTAGAAAAAAGAGGGTTTTAA
- the mraZ gene encoding division/cell wall cluster transcriptional repressor MraZ, producing MDLITGTYDCKVDAKGRLMMPASIKKQLSGVLEEGFVLRRSVFQQCLELYPMAEWQALMRKMNKLNKFKKKNNDFIRRFTAGAKMVEVDVNGRLLVPKDLIVFANISKNIVVASAINIIEIWDKDLYEKAIDDAAIDFADLAEEVMGQDEEDYGIS from the coding sequence TTGGACTTAATTACAGGGACATACGATTGTAAAGTTGATGCAAAAGGGCGATTGATGATGCCTGCTTCCATCAAAAAACAGCTGTCTGGTGTTTTGGAAGAAGGATTTGTATTACGTCGATCGGTGTTTCAGCAGTGTTTAGAGCTGTATCCTATGGCTGAATGGCAAGCGCTCATGCGAAAAATGAACAAGCTAAATAAGTTTAAGAAAAAGAACAACGATTTTATAAGAAGGTTTACTGCGGGTGCTAAAATGGTTGAGGTTGATGTGAACGGTCGTTTGTTGGTGCCAAAAGATTTAATTGTGTTTGCAAATATTTCAAAAAATATCGTTGTGGCATCTGCCATCAATATTATTGAAATATGGGATAAGGATTTATATGAAAAGGCTATTGATGATGCAGCGATTGATTTTGCAGATTTAGCCGAAGAAGTAATGGGACAAGACGAGGAAGACTATGGAATATCATAA
- the rsmH gene encoding 16S rRNA (cytosine(1402)-N(4))-methyltransferase RsmH → MEYHNPVLLKESVDGLNIKPDGVYVDVTFGGGGHSKEILSRLNDQGKLFAFDQDADALENALDDARFTLIHENFRYIKRFLRFHGVKKVDGILADFGVSSHQFDVAKRGFSTRFEADLDMRMNQSSALSAFNVVNEYDEEQLKNVFYQYGELRAAPAMTRLIVEYRETVEPIVTSEQLKKVLKKFLPPRHANKVLAQIYQAIRIEVNQEIEVLKEFLMQTPELLNEQGRLSFISYHSLEDRLVKRFIRNGMFEGEPERDIFGNFEVPLKKVNGLIVPSKAEIKENNRARSAKLRLAEKR, encoded by the coding sequence ATGGAATATCATAATCCAGTACTATTAAAAGAGTCGGTTGATGGTTTAAATATTAAGCCTGACGGCGTGTATGTTGATGTGACTTTTGGTGGTGGTGGTCACAGTAAAGAGATTTTATCTAGGTTAAATGATCAAGGTAAGCTATTTGCTTTCGATCAAGATGCCGATGCACTAGAAAATGCGCTCGATGATGCGCGGTTTACTTTAATTCATGAAAACTTTAGATATATAAAACGCTTTTTAAGGTTTCATGGTGTGAAAAAAGTGGATGGTATTCTTGCTGATTTTGGAGTGTCTTCGCATCAATTTGATGTGGCTAAACGCGGATTTTCAACACGTTTTGAGGCTGATTTAGATATGCGAATGAATCAAAGTAGTGCGCTTTCGGCTTTTAATGTAGTTAACGAATATGATGAAGAGCAGCTTAAAAATGTGTTTTACCAATATGGTGAGTTGCGCGCTGCGCCAGCAATGACTCGGTTAATTGTTGAGTATCGCGAAACCGTTGAGCCAATTGTAACCAGCGAACAATTAAAAAAAGTTCTTAAAAAGTTTTTGCCACCTCGACATGCTAATAAGGTGTTGGCTCAAATATATCAGGCCATACGTATTGAGGTGAATCAGGAGATTGAAGTGTTAAAGGAATTTTTGATGCAAACACCAGAATTATTGAATGAACAAGGTAGGTTGAGCTTTATTTCTTATCACTCACTTGAGGATCGTCTTGTGAAAAGGTTTATTAGAAATGGGATGTTTGAAGGGGAGCCTGAACGTGATATTTTTGGGAATTTTGAGGTGCCTTTAAAAAAGGTGAATGGATTGATTGTGCCCTCAAAGGCTGAAATTAAAGAAAATAATAGAGCAAGGAGTGCCAAGTTAAGATTGGCAGAAAAAAGATAA
- a CDS encoding FtsL-like putative cell division protein, whose translation MKQSIYHVLRGTFLVSDDSFKNWRVILFISGLALIMIASSHNADKKVYEIAHLKNEVKEIRSQFVDGRSRLMRLKMESHVVSVMNKKGLSSSETPPKKIKVTASKKD comes from the coding sequence ATGAAGCAAAGCATCTATCACGTATTGCGAGGTACTTTTTTGGTGAGTGACGATTCGTTTAAAAATTGGCGCGTCATTCTCTTTATTTCGGGTTTGGCCTTAATTATGATTGCCAGTTCTCATAACGCAGATAAAAAAGTATATGAGATTGCGCATTTGAAAAATGAAGTAAAAGAAATAAGATCGCAGTTTGTAGATGGGCGATCAAGATTAATGAGGCTTAAAATGGAGTCGCACGTTGTAAGTGTTATGAATAAAAAAGGCTTATCGAGTTCTGAGACGCCTCCAAAAAAAATAAAAGTAACCGCAAGTAAAAAAGATTGA
- a CDS encoding penicillin-binding protein has product MAVNDKNILNRLYFIAGCMFIFAVAVVFKLLTIQFVQGEKYKALATKRVVKNVVIPANRGNVYSVNGNLLATSIPKYDIRFDALTPSVRVFEKNIKALSDSLAKYKGNRSSSQIEARLRRARANKNRYYLLARNVGYSDYIRLRKFPLLELGAFKGGLIVEQTTKREHPMGGIAERTIGYERIDEKGNVTRPGIDGAFGIRYLRGVDGQRKKQRIGKGQWKPLTDANEIEPKDGYDVYTTIDVNIQDIAHHALLEQLEKYKADHGCVVVMETETGEIRAISNLGRNKNGKYYERLNYAVGESHESGSTFKLMALAAAFEDKVADTSDVVDTEKGILTFYGKKVRDSKYGGYGKITVSKAFEVSSNTGIVKVIDKGYSNNPEKFVDRLYEMNLNKNLDLPIIGEPEPVIPDPRVKNNRWSGIALQWMAYGYGVSFTPLQTLTFYNAVANNGVMVKPRFLKEVKSFDKVIETFDSEVINEKICSKETIGKLQALLKNVVDKDHGTGHRLYSEYFSMAGKTGTCQKNYSDKSKLAYISSFAGYFPAENPKYSCIVVVHEPDKSVGYYGADVSGPVFKKVAQKIFTATPITDEIESLGIESVAVEKDYEHFYETAQTYKTIMPNVVGMPAMDAVALLENMQVDVRVELNGDGVINGQSILKDTKLKNNQTIVLKAS; this is encoded by the coding sequence ATGGCAGTAAACGATAAAAACATATTAAATCGTTTGTATTTTATAGCAGGATGTATGTTCATTTTTGCTGTTGCTGTCGTGTTTAAACTATTAACGATTCAGTTTGTTCAAGGTGAAAAATATAAAGCCTTAGCAACAAAACGTGTGGTTAAAAATGTTGTGATTCCTGCTAATCGAGGTAATGTGTATTCCGTGAATGGAAATTTATTAGCGACCTCAATTCCTAAGTATGATATTCGTTTTGATGCCTTAACACCTTCGGTTAGAGTTTTTGAGAAAAATATTAAAGCGCTTTCCGATTCGCTTGCGAAATACAAAGGAAATCGGTCTTCTTCTCAAATTGAAGCACGATTAAGACGTGCACGAGCTAATAAAAATAGATATTATTTGTTAGCAAGAAATGTAGGTTATTCAGATTATATACGTTTAAGAAAATTTCCACTTTTAGAGCTTGGGGCTTTTAAAGGTGGGTTAATTGTGGAACAAACTACCAAGCGCGAACATCCCATGGGAGGCATCGCCGAGCGCACTATTGGTTATGAGCGTATCGATGAAAAAGGTAATGTAACGCGACCAGGGATTGATGGGGCTTTTGGTATTCGTTATTTAAGAGGTGTCGATGGTCAGCGTAAAAAACAACGCATCGGTAAAGGACAGTGGAAGCCCTTAACAGATGCTAATGAAATTGAACCTAAGGATGGTTATGATGTGTATACCACTATCGATGTAAATATTCAGGATATAGCACATCACGCCTTGCTGGAGCAACTAGAAAAGTATAAAGCCGATCACGGTTGTGTGGTTGTTATGGAAACCGAAACGGGTGAAATTCGTGCCATCTCTAATTTAGGTAGAAATAAAAATGGTAAGTATTATGAGCGTTTAAATTATGCGGTAGGTGAGAGTCATGAGTCGGGATCAACCTTTAAATTAATGGCTTTAGCGGCGGCCTTTGAAGATAAAGTTGCCGATACAAGTGATGTAGTAGATACAGAAAAGGGGATTCTTACTTTTTACGGAAAAAAAGTACGCGATTCTAAGTATGGTGGATATGGAAAAATAACCGTTTCAAAAGCATTCGAAGTGTCTTCCAATACGGGTATTGTAAAAGTTATTGATAAAGGGTATAGTAATAATCCAGAGAAATTTGTAGACAGACTTTATGAAATGAATCTCAATAAAAACTTGGATTTACCAATTATAGGTGAGCCAGAACCTGTTATCCCAGATCCAAGGGTAAAAAATAACCGATGGAGTGGTATTGCACTGCAGTGGATGGCTTATGGTTATGGTGTGTCTTTTACGCCTTTGCAAACCCTTACTTTCTATAATGCTGTGGCTAATAACGGGGTTATGGTTAAGCCTCGATTTTTAAAAGAAGTTAAATCTTTTGATAAGGTTATCGAGACCTTTGATAGTGAGGTGATTAATGAAAAAATATGTTCTAAAGAAACTATAGGGAAATTACAAGCCTTATTGAAAAACGTTGTAGATAAAGATCATGGTACTGGACATAGGCTGTATTCTGAATATTTTTCAATGGCTGGAAAAACAGGGACTTGTCAGAAAAATTATTCCGATAAGTCTAAGCTTGCTTATATCTCATCTTTTGCTGGATATTTCCCTGCTGAAAACCCAAAATACTCTTGTATTGTTGTGGTTCACGAGCCGGATAAGAGTGTGGGGTATTATGGTGCCGATGTTTCTGGACCAGTCTTTAAAAAAGTGGCACAAAAAATCTTTACGGCAACTCCAATTACCGACGAAATTGAGTCTTTAGGTATAGAGTCTGTAGCTGTTGAAAAAGACTATGAGCATTTTTATGAAACGGCTCAAACCTATAAAACCATTATGCCTAATGTTGTAGGTATGCCTGCTATGGATGCGGTTGCATTACTTGAAAATATGCAAGTTGATGTTCGGGTAGAGCTAAATGGAGATGGCGTGATAAACGGGCAGTCCATATTAAAAGATACCAAGTTAAAAAATAACCAAACCATAGTTTTAAAAGCATCATGA
- a CDS encoding UDP-N-acetylmuramoyl-L-alanyl-D-glutamate--2,6-diaminopimelate ligase: MIALKDILYKVAINSVTGGTNTEVNAVAFDSRHIGANDLFVAIDGVVVDGHKFIDVAIKNGAKSVVCEVLPEHLEEGVAYVEVDNSHKALAIIAANYYGNPSENLRLVGVTGTNGKTTIASLLYQLFKKAGYKVGLLSTVKIMVDAKEYKATHTTPDSLTINAYLKEMNEAGVEFCFMEVSSHGIHQCRTEGLNFEGGIFTNITHDHLDYHKTFAEYRDVKKRFFDGLSKKAFAVVNVDDKNGLFMLQNTKARKFTYALKQYADYKCQILENQFSGLLLKVNDSEVWTRLIGKFNAYNVLAIYATAELLGLEKVEVLRLISDLESVSGRFQYIVSDKKITAIVDYAHTPDALKNVLETINGIRTKNEELFTVVGCGGDRDRTKRPEMGNIASVLSDKVIFTSDNPRTENPEDILREIENGVEPQNFKKTLTIQDRRQAIKTACQMAGPNDIILIAGKGHETYQEINGVRSHFDDLETVRELLNQLEK; encoded by the coding sequence ATGATCGCATTAAAAGACATATTATACAAGGTTGCAATAAACTCTGTTACGGGTGGAACCAATACAGAGGTTAATGCTGTGGCCTTTGATTCGCGTCATATTGGAGCTAACGACTTATTTGTGGCTATAGATGGTGTTGTTGTTGATGGGCATAAGTTTATTGATGTAGCTATTAAAAATGGCGCTAAAAGTGTTGTTTGCGAAGTGCTGCCAGAGCATTTAGAGGAAGGTGTTGCTTATGTTGAGGTCGATAATTCGCATAAAGCCTTAGCCATCATAGCTGCAAATTATTACGGGAATCCTTCAGAAAATTTAAGATTGGTTGGTGTTACTGGAACCAATGGAAAAACGACCATTGCGAGTTTGTTGTATCAGTTGTTTAAAAAGGCTGGTTATAAAGTAGGGTTGTTGTCTACCGTGAAAATTATGGTAGACGCTAAAGAATATAAAGCAACTCATACGACTCCTGATTCACTTACAATTAATGCTTATTTGAAAGAAATGAATGAGGCCGGTGTTGAGTTTTGTTTCATGGAAGTAAGTTCTCATGGCATTCATCAGTGTCGTACGGAAGGATTGAATTTTGAAGGCGGAATTTTTACAAACATCACGCACGATCATTTAGACTATCATAAAACGTTTGCTGAATATAGAGATGTGAAAAAACGTTTTTTCGACGGACTCTCAAAAAAAGCCTTTGCCGTTGTTAATGTAGATGATAAAAATGGTTTGTTCATGCTGCAAAACACAAAAGCGCGAAAATTTACTTACGCTTTAAAACAGTATGCAGATTATAAATGTCAAATCCTAGAAAATCAATTTAGCGGATTGCTTTTAAAGGTGAACGACAGTGAAGTGTGGACCCGCTTAATTGGAAAGTTTAATGCTTATAATGTGTTGGCTATTTATGCTACAGCAGAATTGTTAGGTCTTGAAAAGGTTGAGGTGCTGAGGTTGATAAGTGATTTAGAGAGTGTAAGCGGGCGTTTTCAATATATAGTTTCTGATAAAAAAATAACGGCGATCGTCGATTATGCACATACGCCCGATGCCTTGAAAAATGTGTTAGAAACCATCAATGGCATTCGTACAAAAAATGAAGAGCTTTTTACTGTTGTGGGTTGTGGTGGTGATAGAGATCGTACAAAACGCCCTGAAATGGGGAACATCGCTTCGGTTTTAAGTGATAAAGTCATTTTTACTAGTGATAATCCTAGAACAGAAAACCCTGAAGATATTTTAAGGGAAATAGAAAATGGTGTAGAACCTCAAAATTTTAAAAAAACGCTAACCATTCAGGATAGAAGACAGGCTATAAAAACCGCTTGTCAAATGGCGGGCCCTAATGATATCATTTTAATAGCGGGTAAAGGTCATGAGACTTATCAAGAAATAAATGGAGTGCGTTCTCATTTTGACGATTTAGAAACCGTTCGAGAATTATTAAATCAGTTGGAAAAGTAA